ATGGATGCTGCAGAAGAGGTGTCCGGGCAGGTGAAGGCGTGGCTCCAGGCATCCATTACGCGGCTGCGTGCGGCAACCGGACCGCGCCGGGCCGCAGGGGCACGAAGGTACATCTGCCCCCCGGACAGCCCGGTTCGAGTATCCTGCTGGAGATCATGAATTATCCGAGCCTGGTCTGGCACCTCAAACGCACCGAGCTGTTTGCCGACCTTGAGCTTGCCGAGCTGGAAAAGGTGGCAGCCACGACCCCGTACCGCTCGTACGGGCCGGGCGAGGTGGTCTACCGCATGGACGATCCCGCCGACGCGCTGTATTTCGTGAAAAGCGGGCTGGTCAAGATCAGCAAGCTGTTTCCCAACGGCAAGGAGGCGATTCTGGGGGTGATCGGGCAGCACGACACCTTCGGCGAACTGCTGCTGCAGCCCGAGGAACGCCGCCCCACCCAGGCTGAGGCGTTGGAGCGCACCACGCTGATCGTGCTGCCGCGCAGCGAACTGCAGTCCCTGCTGAACAGCAAACCCGATCTGGCCATGAAGCTGATCCGCCTGATGGCCGCCCGGCTGTTCGAGGCGCAGTCGTGGAGTGCCACCGTGAGTGCCTACAGCGCCCCCGAGCGCGTGGCCAGCCTGCTGTACCGCCTGGCCCGCGAGTTCGGGCGGCCCCACAGCCAAGGCGTCGAGCTGAACCTGAAACTGAATCAGGAAGACCTGGCCCGCATGGTGGGGGCCACCCGCGAGACGGTCAGTCACTCGCTGGGCAAGCTCAAGCAGGACGGGGCCATCGTGCGCGCCCGCACGCCGATCATCGTCCGGATGGACGCGCTCAAGGCGTACATCGAGCAGGGCAACTAACCGGGCAGCCGGGAAGAAGCCCTCCCCCCCAGGCCCTCTTCCCGGTGAAGAGGGCCTGTTCATGTCTGCAGCCCAGAGCGGGCGGCCTTCCCGCACCCCATCTGTGACAGGATGCGGGCCGAATGTTCCAGGCCCTGAGCAACGTGCTGCTGCCCGTGATGATCGTGGCCGGGCTGGGGGCGCTGCTGGCCTCACGGATGCGCATCGATCAGGTCACCGTCTCGCGCCTCACCATGTACCTGCTGATTCCGGCGCTGGTGCTGGACGTGATTCTGCGCACGCCCGTGCGGGCCGCCGAGGCCGGGCAACTGGGGCTGGCCTTTGTGCTGGTGATGGGGCTGTCACTGGCGCTGGGCTGGCTGACGGGCCTGGGTCGCCCGGCTGCCGAGCGCCGCAGCCTGAGCGCTTCCTCGGGCATCTGGAACAGCGGCAACATGGGGCTGCCGATTGCGCTGTTCGTGTTCGGGGACAGCGGGTTTGACCGGGCCACGGTGGTCTTCCTGGTCTCCATCGTCGCCATGTACATCGTCGGCCCGGCCATCTACGGCTCGGCCTCCAGATCGGGGCAGCGGTACGGCGTGGCCGACATTCTGCGTTCGGTGTTCCGGCTGCCCACGCTGTGGGTGGCGCTGGTTGCCGTCGGCCTGCGGGTGCTGAACGTGCCGTTGCCGCAGGGGGTCACGCGCGGAGTCTCCCTGCTGGCCGAGGCCACCCTGCCGCTGGTGCTGCTGTCGCTGGGCCTGCAACTGGGCGCGGGCGGCTGGCCGCCGCTGCACCGCCGTGTGTGGCTGGCGGGGGCCGCGCGGCTGATCGGCGGGCCGCTGATCGCGCTGGGCGTCGGCTTTCTGGTGGGGCTGCGCGGCGAATCGCTGGCGGTGCTGATTCTCTCGGCGAGCATGCCCACTGCCGTCAACGCCCTGTTGATCGCGCAGGAGTACGGCGGCGACTCTGAGACCGTGGCCGGTGTGGTGCTGGTGACAACGCTGGGGTCGGTACTGACGCTGGCGGCGGTGGTGGCGCTGCTGCCAGCGCTGAGATAAGGGGCTGGGGTAAGAGGCTGGGGTCAAGCACAACCGAGATGGCAGCGATTGACCCTGTGGCAACCACCCGCCCGCTAGACTCCTGGGGTGATGGCAGATGCAGCGGCAGGACCCCATAAGACGGCGCTGGTGATCGTGGGCGGCAGCATGGCCGCCGTGAAAGCGCCGTCCGTGCTACGGCGGCTGCGCGAGGGCGGCGTGCAGGTCAACGTGATCGCCACCCGCGCCGCGCTGGCCTTTGTGACTGAACTGAGCCTGTCCACCGCCGCCGATGGCCCGGTGGGCACCGACGCGGCGTGGTTCTCGCCCCGCCCCGACGCGCTGCACCTGGCGCTGGCACGGGCCGATGCGGCGGTAATCGTGGGGGCCTCTGCCGAGCTGCTGGCCGGGGCCGCACACGGGCACGCGAACGATCTGGCACTGGCGACGCTGCTGAGCGTTCAGGGGCCAGTGCTGTGGGTGCCGGCCATGAACAACGCCATGTGGAACAACCGCGCAGTGGGGGCCAATGTGGCGCGGCTGAGGGAATGGGGCCATCACTTCCTGGGGCCGGCAGTGGGCGCGTTCGGCACACGCGGCGAGGGCGCGGGCATCGGGCGCATGGCCGAGCCGGAGACGATTGCCGCCGCCGTGCTGGAGTTGCTGAAGCCCACCGCCCCGCGTGATCTGGACGGCCTGCACGTGGTGGTCTCGGCAGGCCCCACCCGCGAGTACCTGGACCCGGTGCGCTTCATCAGCAACCCCAGCAGCGGCAAGATGGGCTTCGCGGTGGCCGAGGACGCGCGGGACCGGGGGGCGCGGGTCACGCTGGTCACCGGGCCGGTGAATCTGCCGGAGCCGCATGGCCTGGAGGTGGTGCGGATCGGGGCGGCGCTGGAGCTGCGCGACGCCGTGATCCGGGCCGCGCAGACCGCCGACATCGTGGTGATGACCGCCGCCGTGGCCGACTACCGCGCCGCCGAACTGAAGGGCGAGAAACAGGCCAAGGTGGCGGGTGATGTGAGCGTTCACCTGACCCCCAACCCCGACATCCTGGCCGAACTGGGGCAAAACAAGGGTGGACGGGTGCTGGTGGGCTTCGCGATGGAAACGCACGCGGGCGTGGAGCGGGCCGCCGCCAAGGCCGCGCGCAAGAATGCCGATTTCATCCTGCTGAATTACCCCACGCAGGCCGGCACCGCGTTCGGCGGCGACGACAACCAGGTCACCCTGGTCCGCGCCGACGGCACCTTTGAGGACTGGCCCCGCACCAGCAAGCGCGAGGTGGCGCGGCGGCTGCTGGACGAGGCCCTGCGGGTGAGGGCGCAGAGGACGGCAGATTAAGCCCCGCCCCCAATTGCATTATTCACCGCCACTGCATAGAGTGTCCGGCGTGCCAGGCAAGCTCAGCAAGGACCAGCGTCAGAAGCGCATTCAGGACATCATCGCCCGCGAGAGCGTCGCCACGCAGGGGGAACTGGTGGAATTCCTGCGGCGCGAGGACGTGCTGGTCACGCAGGCCACCGTCAGCCGCGACATCAACGAGCTGCGGCTGGTGCGCGTGCCGGTGGGCAAGGGCCGCCACCGCTACGCCCTGTCGCAGTCGGGCGGGCACGGCGACGTGCAGGGCGAGCTGGCCCGGCTGTTCCAGAACTTCGTGCAGGACGTGGACCGCGGCGAGAACGTGCTGGTGGTCCGCACCGCCGAGGGCCACGCCTCCGGGGTGGCGCTGCTGATGGACCGGTTGCGCCGCGACGACATCGTGGGCACCATTGCCGGCGAGGACACCATCTTCGTGGTGGCCCGCACCACCGACGAGGGCGAGGCCCTGATGGAAGAGCTGCACGCGCTGATGCTGGGCTAGCGGCACCGCACGCCGCTTCAGGCTTGGGGTGGACGCCTCAACCGCCCCACCATGGCCAGCGCCAGCACCGCCCCCAGCAGCGTGACGCCAAAGGCTAGCGTGAAGGCCCCGTCCAGCGGGCGCACGCGGGCGATCAGTGCGCCGCCGATGCCGGCAGCCAGGGCCACCATCAACGACTCGATGTTCGCCAGTTGCCCGGACAGTTGCCCCGCGCCCTCCGGCGGGGTGCTGGACATGGCGAACAGCGACGTGCTGGTGTACCCGATGCCCATGCCCAGACACGCCAGCACCCAGCCCGGATACAGCACCCACAGCGGCAGCAGGCCCAGCACACTCAGGGCGGACAGGGCCAGACCGGCGGCCACCCCTGCCAGACCAGCGCGGATGCGGAGGGGCCGGGACGCCTCGCCGTACGCGTCCTCGATGCGGGCCTGAATCCATGACCCCAGGGTCCAGGTCACGCCGCCCAGCGACAGGACCAGCCCTGCCCCGGTCAGCGTCAGACCGCGCAGTTCATTGAGGGCCAGCGGCAGAAAGGAGGTCGTCCCCATCACAGCGAAGGCCGCCAGCCCCCGGACCATCAGGGCGCTGGGCAGCCCGGCCCCGAAGCGCCACATGCCCGCCGGGAACAGCGTGCGGGTGCTGAGGGCCACGCCCAGCAGCCCCGCCGCGCCCAGCCCCAGGCCCAGCGCGTCGGCGCGGCGCAGGCCCTCCACCAGGGCACCCGCCGAAACCGCCAGGCCCAGCGCGGACCACAGCAGGCGGCGGCCGCCTCTCGCCTCTTTGCCCCCGCTGGGCTGACGCACCCGCACCCGCAGCGGCAGGACGCACAGCGGCGCGCTGAGGGCCAGCAGCGGCACCAGCCCCCAGAACACCACCCGCCAGGACCACTGGTCCGCCATCACGCTGGCGATCAGCGGGCCGATCAGGGCCGGCAGCAGCCACGCGCTGGAGATGGCCGCCAGCATCCGGGCGCGGGCCGCCGGCGGGTAGCGGGTGCTGATCACCGCCCACGGCAGCGTGGCCAGCCCGCCGGCCCCCAGTCCCTGAAGCAGCCGGGCCAGCACGAACACCAGCATGGTGGGGGCCGCTGCGCCCACCAGCAGGCCGGCGGCGAACAGCAGCAGCGCCAGCACGGCCCCAAAGGCCAGCCCGCGCCGGTCGGCCAGCACGCCGCCCAGCACCGCCCCGAACAGGCTGGACAGCAAGAAGGCGCTGGAGGCCCAGCCGTACAGCGCCAGCCCGCGCAGTTCCCCGGCCACACGCGGCAGCACGGTGCTGACCGCCATCGACTCGAAGGCCACGATCAGCACCACCAGCACCAGACCCAGGCTCAAGGTGCGGGGAACGGCGGGCAGGGAGGTTGAGCCGGGGGTCAGGGCGCCACTCACGGGGCGCATCCTCGCATAGTGCAGGGCACCCACGCGGTCAGGGCCGCTCAGGTCTGGAGGCCGTCCCATGTCGCCAGAACCGTCAACCTTCCCCTGTCTGACCCACCTGGCCCCGCCGCCCGTCGCCGGGGCGCAGACTGAACCATGCCCCAACTGCTGCCCCGCGCCCGCGCCTCTCAGGAGAGCGTGTTTGCCCGCATGAGCCGTCTGGCCGCGCACCACAGGGCCGTCAATCTGGGCCAGGGCTTTCCAGCCGACGCCCCCCCGGCCTTCCTGCTGGACGCGGCGCGGCGGGCGGTGGGCACGCTGGACCAGTACAGCCCTCCTGCGGGCCTGCCTGCCCTGCGCGACGCCATTGGCGCGGACCTGGGGGTAGACGGAGGTGACGTGATCGTGACCTGTGGGGCTACCGAGGCGCTGAACGTGCTGGCCCTGTCGCTGTACGGTCCCCGTGATGATGGCAGCCGGGACGAGGTGCTGATGCTGGAGCCGGTGTTCGACGTGTACATTCCCCAGACGCGGCTGGCCGGAGCCACGCCCGTCACCGTGCCCATGACGCTCAGTGAGGCCGGGGGCTGGTCACTGAACCTGGAAGCGCTGAAGGCCGCCGTGACCCCGCGCACGCGGGCGCTGCTGCTGAACAGCCCGTACAACCCGACCGGAACGGTGTTCTCCCGTGAGGAACTGACAGAGATCGTGGCGCTGGCCCGCCGGCACGACCTGTGGATCATCAGCGACGAGGTGTACGACGAGCTGTATTTCGGCGAAAAACCCGTCCCTCTCCGTGAACTGGCCCCCGAGCGCACCTTCACGGTGGGCAGCGCGGGCAAACGGCTGGAGGCCACCGGCTGGCGCGTGGGCTGGATTGCGTGCCCGC
This genomic window from Deinococcus aerolatus contains:
- a CDS encoding pyridoxal phosphate-dependent aminotransferase; its protein translation is MPQLLPRARASQESVFARMSRLAAHHRAVNLGQGFPADAPPAFLLDAARRAVGTLDQYSPPAGLPALRDAIGADLGVDGGDVIVTCGATEALNVLALSLYGPRDDGSRDEVLMLEPVFDVYIPQTRLAGATPVTVPMTLSEAGGWSLNLEALKAAVTPRTRALLLNSPYNPTGTVFSREELTEIVALARRHDLWIISDEVYDELYFGEKPVPLRELAPERTFTVGSAGKRLEATGWRVGWIACPPASADPHRAAAGVAANIAGVRQQGSFCSPTPLQAAVAAALPLARAEGFYAGLRAEYRARQDLLAGGLRGLGATVFQPQGTYFLTAIHPEWRAEALVERGVAVIPGEAFYAQHPAPEGLLRVAFCKSRDEIVQALERLTAITAATA
- the argR gene encoding arginine repressor — translated: MPGKLSKDQRQKRIQDIIARESVATQGELVEFLRREDVLVTQATVSRDINELRLVRVPVGKGRHRYALSQSGGHGDVQGELARLFQNFVQDVDRGENVLVVRTAEGHASGVALLMDRLRRDDIVGTIAGEDTIFVVARTTDEGEALMEELHALMLG
- the coaBC gene encoding bifunctional phosphopantothenoylcysteine decarboxylase/phosphopantothenate--cysteine ligase CoaBC, yielding MADAAAGPHKTALVIVGGSMAAVKAPSVLRRLREGGVQVNVIATRAALAFVTELSLSTAADGPVGTDAAWFSPRPDALHLALARADAAVIVGASAELLAGAAHGHANDLALATLLSVQGPVLWVPAMNNAMWNNRAVGANVARLREWGHHFLGPAVGAFGTRGEGAGIGRMAEPETIAAAVLELLKPTAPRDLDGLHVVVSAGPTREYLDPVRFISNPSSGKMGFAVAEDARDRGARVTLVTGPVNLPEPHGLEVVRIGAALELRDAVIRAAQTADIVVMTAAVADYRAAELKGEKQAKVAGDVSVHLTPNPDILAELGQNKGGRVLVGFAMETHAGVERAAAKAARKNADFILLNYPTQAGTAFGGDDNQVTLVRADGTFEDWPRTSKREVARRLLDEALRVRAQRTAD
- a CDS encoding Crp/Fnr family transcriptional regulator gives rise to the protein MNYPSLVWHLKRTELFADLELAELEKVAATTPYRSYGPGEVVYRMDDPADALYFVKSGLVKISKLFPNGKEAILGVIGQHDTFGELLLQPEERRPTQAEALERTTLIVLPRSELQSLLNSKPDLAMKLIRLMAARLFEAQSWSATVSAYSAPERVASLLYRLAREFGRPHSQGVELNLKLNQEDLARMVGATRETVSHSLGKLKQDGAIVRARTPIIVRMDALKAYIEQGN
- a CDS encoding MFS transporter, with protein sequence MSGALTPGSTSLPAVPRTLSLGLVLVVLIVAFESMAVSTVLPRVAGELRGLALYGWASSAFLLSSLFGAVLGGVLADRRGLAFGAVLALLLFAAGLLVGAAAPTMLVFVLARLLQGLGAGGLATLPWAVISTRYPPAARARMLAAISSAWLLPALIGPLIASVMADQWSWRVVFWGLVPLLALSAPLCVLPLRVRVRQPSGGKEARGGRRLLWSALGLAVSAGALVEGLRRADALGLGLGAAGLLGVALSTRTLFPAGMWRFGAGLPSALMVRGLAAFAVMGTTSFLPLALNELRGLTLTGAGLVLSLGGVTWTLGSWIQARIEDAYGEASRPLRIRAGLAGVAAGLALSALSVLGLLPLWVLYPGWVLACLGMGIGYTSTSLFAMSSTPPEGAGQLSGQLANIESLMVALAAGIGGALIARVRPLDGAFTLAFGVTLLGAVLALAMVGRLRRPPQA
- a CDS encoding AEC family transporter, whose product is MFQALSNVLLPVMIVAGLGALLASRMRIDQVTVSRLTMYLLIPALVLDVILRTPVRAAEAGQLGLAFVLVMGLSLALGWLTGLGRPAAERRSLSASSGIWNSGNMGLPIALFVFGDSGFDRATVVFLVSIVAMYIVGPAIYGSASRSGQRYGVADILRSVFRLPTLWVALVAVGLRVLNVPLPQGVTRGVSLLAEATLPLVLLSLGLQLGAGGWPPLHRRVWLAGAARLIGGPLIALGVGFLVGLRGESLAVLILSASMPTAVNALLIAQEYGGDSETVAGVVLVTTLGSVLTLAAVVALLPALR